One window of Erwinia aphidicola genomic DNA carries:
- the ykgO gene encoding type B 50S ribosomal protein L36: MQVLSSLASAKKRHKDCKIVRRHGRVFVICKSNPRFKAVQGRGGKKH; this comes from the coding sequence ATGCAGGTCTTAAGCTCTCTGGCCTCGGCCAAAAAACGCCACAAAGATTGTAAAATCGTACGCCGTCACGGCCGCGTATTCGTCATCTGCAAAAGTAACCCACGCTTTAAGGCCGTACAGGGCCGGGGTGGCAAGAAGCATTAA
- a CDS encoding type B 50S ribosomal protein L31, translating to MKQSIHPTYRQVVFHDTTADAWFVVGSTIKTDRTIEHEGKQMPYVTLDVSSASHVYYTGKQKDFAKEGSAARFNQRFGSFLGAMKK from the coding sequence ATGAAACAGAGTATTCATCCAACCTATCGCCAGGTGGTGTTCCATGACACCACGGCAGACGCCTGGTTTGTCGTGGGGTCGACCATCAAAACCGATCGCACGATTGAGCATGAAGGCAAACAGATGCCTTACGTGACGCTGGATGTCTCTTCGGCCTCACACGTCTATTACACCGGCAAGCAGAAAGATTTTGCCAAAGAGGGCAGCGCCGCACGCTTCAACCAGCGCTTCGGCAGCTTCCTCGGCGCGATGAAAAAGTAA
- the acrB gene encoding multidrug efflux RND transporter permease subunit AcrB, translating into MAKFFIDRPIFAWVIAIIIMLAGALSILKLPIEQYPNVAPPAIEITATYPGADAKTLQDSVTQVIEQNMNGIDGLMYMGSSSDSSGTLQLTLTFQSGTDADIAQVQVQNKLQLAMPLLPQEVQQQGIKVQKSSSSFLMVAGFINDNGTMTQNDISDYVGSNIKDPISRVSGVGDTQLFGAQYAMRIWMDPHKLNNYSLTPVDVISAINTQNAQVAAGQLGGSPPVKGQQLNASIIAQTRLTSAEEFGKILLKVNSDGSRVRLSDVAHIELGGENYEIIARYNGQPASGLGIKLATGANALDTAAAVKAELAKLEPFFPAGMKIVYPYDTTPFVKISINEVVKTLVEAIVLVFLVMYLFLQNFRATLIPTIAVPVVLLGTFAIISAFGYSINTLTMFGMVLAIGLLVDDAIVVVENVERVMAEEGLPPKEATRKSMEQIQGALVGIALVLSAVFIPMAFFGGSTGVIYRQFSITIVSAMVLSVIVALILTPALCATMLKPIAKGDHGKTTGFFGWFNRLFDKSTNHYTDSVGHIVRSTGRYLVIYLLIVVGMAYLFMRLPTSFLPEEDQGVFLTMAQLPAGATQERTQKVLDQVTDYYLNKEKANVNSVFTVNGFGFAGRGQNTGIAFVSLKPWDERSGADNKVPAIAGRAMGALSAIKDAMVIPFNLPAIVELGTATGFDFQLIDQGGLGHEKLTAARNQLLGMIAQHSDTLVGVRPNGLEDTPQYKLTIDQEKASALGVSLSDINTTLAAAWGGSYVNDFIDRGRVKKVYVMGDAPYRMLPSDIGNWYVRASSGEMVPFSAFASAQWVYGSPRLERYNGLPSMELLGQPAPGKSSGEAMNLMQDLASKLPTGIGYDWTGMSYQERLSGNQAPALYAISLIVVFLCLAALYESWSIPFAVMLVVPLGVVGALIFTTLRGLSNDVYFVVGLLTTIGLSAKNAILIVEFAKDLMEKEGKGLVEATLEAVRMRLRPILMTSLAFILGVLPLAISTGAGSGAQNAVGTGVMGGMVTATILAIFFVPVFFVVVRRRFSKNKEELEHSHPVDHHH; encoded by the coding sequence ATGGCTAAGTTCTTTATCGATCGCCCCATCTTTGCCTGGGTTATCGCCATCATTATTATGCTGGCGGGTGCGCTGTCGATCCTGAAACTGCCGATTGAGCAATATCCTAACGTTGCTCCACCGGCAATCGAGATCACCGCCACCTACCCGGGTGCCGATGCGAAAACTTTGCAGGACTCCGTCACGCAGGTTATCGAACAAAACATGAACGGCATCGACGGCCTGATGTACATGGGTTCAAGCAGCGACTCTTCGGGTACGCTGCAGCTGACTCTGACATTCCAGTCCGGTACCGATGCTGATATCGCGCAGGTGCAGGTTCAGAACAAACTGCAGCTGGCGATGCCGTTGCTCCCGCAGGAAGTACAGCAGCAGGGGATTAAAGTTCAGAAATCCTCCAGTAGCTTCCTGATGGTTGCCGGTTTCATCAACGATAACGGCACCATGACGCAGAACGACATCTCCGACTACGTGGGTTCTAATATTAAAGATCCCATTAGTCGTGTCTCCGGCGTGGGTGATACCCAGCTGTTCGGGGCGCAGTATGCGATGCGTATCTGGATGGACCCGCATAAACTCAACAACTACTCACTGACGCCGGTCGATGTGATCAGCGCCATCAACACCCAGAACGCCCAGGTGGCGGCCGGTCAGCTCGGTGGTTCACCACCGGTGAAAGGCCAGCAGCTGAATGCCTCGATCATCGCGCAGACGCGTCTGACCTCGGCTGAAGAGTTCGGTAAGATCCTGCTGAAAGTGAACAGCGACGGTTCACGTGTCCGTCTGAGCGACGTGGCGCATATCGAGCTGGGTGGTGAGAACTACGAGATTATTGCACGCTACAACGGTCAACCGGCCTCGGGTCTGGGGATCAAGCTGGCAACCGGTGCTAACGCCCTGGATACCGCTGCGGCGGTAAAAGCTGAGCTTGCTAAACTGGAGCCGTTCTTCCCGGCCGGCATGAAAATCGTCTATCCGTATGACACCACGCCATTCGTTAAGATCTCGATTAACGAAGTTGTGAAAACACTGGTCGAAGCTATCGTGCTGGTGTTCCTGGTGATGTACCTGTTCCTGCAAAACTTCCGCGCCACGCTGATCCCAACGATTGCGGTGCCGGTTGTCTTGCTCGGCACCTTTGCGATTATCAGCGCGTTTGGCTACTCGATAAACACCCTGACGATGTTCGGGATGGTGCTCGCCATCGGCCTGTTGGTGGATGACGCCATCGTGGTGGTCGAGAACGTCGAGCGCGTCATGGCCGAAGAGGGCCTACCGCCCAAGGAAGCCACGCGTAAATCGATGGAGCAGATCCAGGGCGCGCTGGTCGGTATTGCGCTGGTGCTGTCAGCGGTATTTATTCCAATGGCCTTCTTCGGCGGGTCTACCGGGGTTATCTATCGTCAGTTCTCGATTACTATCGTTTCCGCGATGGTGCTGTCGGTTATCGTCGCGCTGATCCTGACTCCGGCACTGTGTGCCACCATGCTGAAGCCGATTGCGAAAGGCGACCATGGCAAAACCACCGGTTTCTTCGGCTGGTTTAACCGCCTGTTCGACAAAAGCACCAATCACTACACCGACAGCGTGGGCCACATCGTGCGCAGCACCGGTCGTTACCTGGTGATTTATCTGCTGATCGTGGTGGGCATGGCCTATCTGTTTATGCGCCTGCCAACCTCCTTCCTGCCGGAAGAAGACCAAGGGGTATTCCTGACCATGGCCCAGCTGCCAGCAGGTGCCACGCAGGAACGTACACAGAAAGTGCTGGACCAGGTGACGGATTACTACCTGAATAAAGAGAAAGCGAACGTTAACTCGGTGTTCACCGTTAACGGCTTTGGCTTTGCAGGTCGTGGTCAGAACACCGGTATCGCCTTCGTCAGCCTGAAACCGTGGGATGAACGTTCGGGTGCAGATAACAAGGTGCCGGCGATTGCCGGGCGTGCCATGGGCGCGCTGTCAGCGATCAAAGATGCGATGGTGATTCCGTTCAACCTCCCGGCGATTGTTGAGCTGGGTACGGCGACCGGTTTTGACTTCCAGCTGATCGATCAGGGTGGCCTTGGCCATGAGAAACTGACCGCAGCACGTAACCAGCTGCTTGGCATGATTGCTCAGCATTCAGATACCCTGGTAGGCGTGCGTCCTAACGGTCTGGAAGATACGCCACAGTACAAACTGACTATCGACCAGGAAAAAGCGTCGGCGCTGGGGGTATCGCTCTCCGATATCAACACCACGCTGGCGGCAGCCTGGGGCGGATCCTACGTTAATGACTTCATTGACCGCGGCCGCGTGAAGAAAGTGTACGTGATGGGCGATGCGCCTTACCGTATGTTGCCAAGTGATATTGGCAACTGGTATGTGCGTGCCAGCAGCGGTGAAATGGTGCCGTTCAGCGCCTTTGCCTCTGCGCAGTGGGTTTACGGTTCACCACGACTGGAGCGTTATAACGGCCTGCCGTCGATGGAGCTGTTAGGACAGCCAGCACCGGGTAAGAGTTCGGGTGAAGCGATGAATCTGATGCAGGACCTGGCGTCGAAACTGCCTACCGGTATTGGTTACGACTGGACGGGGATGTCCTATCAGGAACGTCTGTCCGGTAACCAGGCTCCGGCACTGTATGCCATCTCGCTGATTGTGGTCTTCCTCTGTCTGGCCGCACTGTACGAGAGCTGGTCAATACCGTTCGCGGTAATGCTGGTCGTACCGTTGGGTGTGGTCGGGGCGCTGATCTTTACCACCCTGCGCGGGCTGAGCAACGACGTGTACTTTGTGGTGGGGCTGCTAACCACCATAGGGCTATCGGCGAAGAACGCCATCCTGATCGTCGAGTTCGCTAAGGACCTGATGGAGAAGGAAGGCAAAGGCCTGGTGGAAGCGACTCTGGAAGCGGTACGTATGCGTTTACGTCCAATCCTGATGACTTCTCTGGCGTTTATCCTCGGGGTTCTGCCGCTGGCTATCAGTACCGGTGCGGGTTCCGGTGCTCAGAACGCCGTAGGTACTGGCGTGATGGGCGGGATGGTCACCGCGACTATCCTGGCGATCTTCTTCGTTCCAGTGTTCTTCGTGGTGGTTCGCCGCCGCTTCAGTAAGAACAAAGAAGAGCTGGAACATAGCCACCCAGTCGATCATCATCACTAA
- a CDS encoding efflux RND transporter periplasmic adaptor subunit, with protein MNKNRGLTPLAAVLMLSGSLVLTGCDNKDSQQAGQQQAPEVGITTLKSAPLKITTDLPGRTSSFRIAEVRPQVSGIILKRNFVEGSDIKAGESLYQIDPATYQAAYDSAKGDLAQAQANAQIAALTVKRYKPLLGTKYISQQDYDTAAATQSQTAAAVQAAQAAVESARINLAYTKVTSPISGRIGKSSVTEGALVQSAQTTALATVQQLDPIYVDVTQSSEDFIRLRDELKSGQLQQTNGKAEVKLLTQDGKEYSQSGTLEFSDVTVDETTGSITLRAVFPNPDHNLLPGMFVRARLDEGTNPNALLVPQQGITRTPTGQATAMVVGADNKVEVRNVTADQAFGDKWLVTSGLKDGDRVITTGLQRVKPGAAVTPQEVSDDSAKEAPQPQAQSEQPKS; from the coding sequence ATGAACAAAAACAGAGGGTTAACGCCTCTGGCGGCCGTTCTGATGCTTTCAGGCAGCTTAGTGCTAACAGGATGTGATAACAAAGATTCTCAGCAGGCCGGTCAGCAACAGGCCCCTGAAGTGGGTATCACGACGCTAAAAAGCGCACCGCTTAAAATTACCACCGACCTGCCGGGTCGCACCTCATCGTTCCGTATTGCAGAAGTTCGCCCACAGGTTTCCGGCATTATTCTGAAACGCAACTTCGTTGAGGGTAGTGATATCAAGGCTGGCGAATCCTTGTATCAAATTGATCCGGCCACTTATCAGGCCGCTTACGACAGCGCCAAAGGTGACCTCGCACAGGCTCAGGCCAACGCGCAGATCGCCGCTTTAACCGTAAAACGCTACAAGCCTCTGCTGGGTACTAAGTACATCAGTCAGCAGGATTACGATACCGCGGCAGCCACCCAGAGCCAGACCGCTGCCGCCGTTCAGGCAGCACAGGCAGCCGTTGAATCTGCCCGTATTAACCTTGCCTATACCAAAGTGACCTCGCCTATCAGCGGACGCATTGGTAAATCCTCAGTCACCGAAGGTGCGCTGGTGCAGAGTGCTCAGACGACCGCTCTGGCAACTGTGCAGCAGCTGGACCCGATCTACGTTGACGTAACCCAGTCGAGCGAAGACTTTATTCGTCTGCGCGACGAGCTGAAATCCGGCCAGCTGCAGCAGACCAACGGCAAAGCTGAAGTCAAACTGTTAACGCAGGATGGTAAAGAATACTCGCAGAGCGGAACATTAGAATTCTCTGATGTCACCGTTGACGAGACCACCGGCTCCATCACACTGCGTGCAGTGTTCCCTAACCCGGACCACAACCTGCTGCCAGGCATGTTCGTACGAGCTCGCCTGGATGAAGGCACCAACCCAAATGCATTGCTGGTTCCTCAGCAGGGCATCACCCGCACGCCAACTGGCCAGGCGACTGCCATGGTTGTCGGTGCGGATAACAAGGTTGAAGTGCGTAATGTGACAGCCGATCAAGCTTTCGGCGACAAATGGCTGGTCACGTCAGGTCTGAAAGATGGCGATCGTGTGATCACCACCGGTCTGCAGCGTGTGAAACCCGGTGCGGCGGTGACCCCACAGGAAGTTAGCGACGACAGTGCCAAAGAAGCCCCTCAGCCTCAGGCACAGTCTGAACAACCGAAGTCTTAA
- the acrR gene encoding multidrug efflux transporter transcriptional repressor AcrR, translating into MARNTKQQAQETRNHIIDAAIERFSEHGVSKTSLADIAASAGVTRGAIYWHFKNKTDLLNEIWAQSESGMADLELEYQSKYPADPLSVMRAMLLYVLDAAATDPRRRALMEIIYHKCEFVGEMTTLQLMQQNLYLECYEKIEEVLQQCIDAKQLPENLNTRRVAVVMRGYISGIMENWLFMPESFDLAADAPQLVDTLIEMLIGCPTLRKPA; encoded by the coding sequence ATGGCACGAAATACCAAACAACAAGCTCAGGAAACGCGAAATCACATCATAGATGCGGCTATCGAGCGCTTTTCTGAACATGGCGTTTCTAAAACGTCACTGGCTGATATTGCCGCAAGTGCTGGCGTGACGCGGGGTGCAATCTACTGGCATTTCAAAAATAAAACGGATTTGCTCAATGAGATTTGGGCACAGTCCGAATCCGGAATGGCAGACCTGGAGCTTGAGTATCAATCAAAATACCCGGCGGATCCACTCTCTGTTATGCGAGCTATGTTGCTGTATGTCCTTGACGCGGCAGCCACTGATCCGAGAAGACGTGCACTTATGGAAATTATTTACCATAAATGTGAGTTCGTCGGTGAAATGACTACCCTCCAGCTAATGCAGCAAAATCTCTATCTTGAATGTTATGAGAAGATAGAAGAGGTTTTACAACAGTGTATTGATGCAAAGCAACTTCCGGAAAATCTTAACACGCGTCGCGTCGCTGTAGTGATGCGTGGCTACATCAGCGGCATCATGGAAAACTGGCTGTTTATGCCGGAGAGCTTTGACCTCGCCGCCGACGCGCCGCAGCTGGTGGACACGCTGATCGAGATGCTGATCGGGTGCCCAACCTTACGCAAGCCAGCATAG
- the rsmS gene encoding pleiotropic regulatory protein RsmS: MSLDTAPEEVKLAVDLIMLLEENQIAPETVLAALAIVQRDFEQKVAARS; this comes from the coding sequence ATGTCGCTGGATACTGCACCGGAAGAGGTCAAACTGGCCGTGGATTTGATTATGCTGTTGGAAGAGAATCAGATAGCGCCAGAAACCGTGCTGGCAGCGCTGGCGATTGTGCAGCGAGATTTCGAGCAGAAAGTCGCCGCACGTTCATAA
- a CDS encoding GlsB/YeaQ/YmgE family stress response membrane protein, which yields MGLISWMVTGLLVGVIARRFFPGRPGGLMPTLLLTAVGALIGGYVSSYFDYGTLAIFHPRALLAAFAGALVMVGVVRMLRI from the coding sequence ATGGGGCTGATTAGCTGGATGGTAACCGGTTTGCTGGTGGGCGTTATTGCACGCCGTTTTTTCCCCGGCCGCCCCGGCGGCCTGATGCCAACGTTGTTATTGACTGCAGTGGGTGCCTTGATTGGCGGCTACGTCAGCAGTTATTTTGACTACGGGACGCTGGCAATCTTCCACCCGCGGGCGCTGCTGGCCGCGTTTGCCGGCGCGCTGGTCATGGTTGGCGTGGTCAGAATGCTGCGCATCTGA
- the priC gene encoding primosomal replication protein PriC → MKSAALLQQLETQLEQLAQAVEPHANKRNAQARFDHQLFHSHSTRLGDYLQEVRQTMALLKQSVRDNRPESVAWMAERVVLQMSAMQRELATLKMRSSETRAAPVRENLYEKLAEHQDFERRLRAMIQDRESLLAVQETLAQQQQLQREVAALEGRLQRCLQALKRIERGIENRERGL, encoded by the coding sequence ATGAAAAGCGCAGCTTTACTGCAACAACTGGAAACGCAGCTGGAACAGCTGGCGCAGGCTGTCGAGCCGCATGCTAATAAACGTAATGCGCAGGCGCGCTTTGACCATCAGTTATTTCACAGCCACTCTACCCGCCTGGGCGATTATCTGCAGGAAGTCAGACAGACCATGGCGCTGTTAAAACAGAGCGTGAGGGATAATCGCCCGGAAAGCGTGGCATGGATGGCCGAACGCGTGGTGCTGCAGATGAGCGCCATGCAGCGCGAACTGGCAACGCTCAAGATGCGCAGCAGTGAGACCCGCGCGGCGCCTGTGCGCGAGAACCTGTATGAAAAGCTGGCCGAACATCAGGATTTTGAGCGCCGCCTGCGGGCGATGATTCAGGACCGGGAAAGTCTGCTGGCCGTGCAGGAAACGCTGGCACAGCAGCAGCAACTTCAGCGTGAGGTGGCTGCACTCGAAGGGCGTTTGCAGCGCTGCCTGCAGGCGTTGAAGCGAATTGAGCGCGGCATCGAAAATCGCGAGCGCGGGCTATAA
- a CDS encoding DUF454 family protein, producing the protein MQRYLLITLGWLAVVLATLGVVLPLLPTTPFLLLAAWCFARSSPRFHHWLLHRSVFGRYLRHWQQHRAMPPGAKGRAILFILLTFAFSLWMVKILWVRLLLLAILCCLLIFMIRLPVVDEEQEKR; encoded by the coding sequence ATGCAACGTTATCTTCTTATTACTCTTGGCTGGTTGGCGGTGGTACTGGCCACGCTCGGCGTGGTACTGCCGCTGCTGCCAACCACGCCATTTTTACTGCTGGCGGCCTGGTGCTTTGCCCGGTCTTCTCCGCGCTTCCATCACTGGCTACTGCACCGCTCGGTATTCGGGCGCTACCTGCGTCACTGGCAGCAGCATCGGGCAATGCCACCGGGCGCCAAGGGCAGGGCGATCCTGTTTATTCTGCTGACCTTTGCCTTTTCCTTGTGGATGGTCAAAATTCTCTGGGTACGCCTGCTGCTGCTGGCGATACTCTGCTGCCTGCTGATCTTTATGATCCGCCTGCCAGTGGTTGACGAAGAGCAGGAAAAGCGCTGA
- the apt gene encoding adenine phosphoribosyltransferase, with amino-acid sequence MTATAQQLEFLKNSIKSIPDYPKPGILFRDVTSLLEDPKAYALSIELLVERYRHAGITKVVGTEARGFLFGAPVALGLGVGFVPVRKPGKLPRKTFAESYELEYGTDQLELHCDAIQPGDVVLVVDDLLATGGTIEATVKLIRRAGGTVKDAAFIINLFDLTGESRLKAQGIESYSLVNFPGH; translated from the coding sequence ATGACCGCGACTGCGCAGCAGCTTGAATTCCTTAAAAACAGTATCAAAAGCATCCCGGACTACCCAAAACCGGGCATTCTCTTTCGTGACGTCACCAGCCTGCTGGAAGATCCGAAAGCGTATGCGTTGAGCATTGAGCTGTTAGTTGAACGCTATCGTCACGCTGGCATCACCAAGGTGGTGGGCACTGAGGCGCGCGGTTTCCTGTTCGGCGCACCGGTTGCGCTTGGGCTGGGCGTGGGCTTCGTACCGGTGCGTAAACCCGGCAAGCTGCCGCGTAAAACTTTTGCCGAAAGCTACGAGCTGGAGTACGGCACCGACCAGTTAGAGCTGCATTGTGATGCTATCCAGCCGGGTGACGTGGTGCTGGTGGTTGACGATCTGCTGGCGACCGGCGGCACGATTGAGGCCACCGTGAAGCTGATCCGCCGCGCGGGCGGCACCGTGAAAGATGCCGCTTTCATCATTAATCTGTTTGACCTCACCGGCGAATCACGCCTGAAGGCGCAGGGCATTGAAAGCTACAGTCTGGTGAACTTCCCCGGTCACTAA
- a CDS encoding Ail/Lom family outer membrane beta-barrel protein, producing the protein MNKIATVTTLLAALAGATAANAAQTKAPVDYQYQTKDISGLHTFTLGYAQSHNQHFNNIKGLNLKYRYEIPQLPLSAMVSLTWMNGRGSQFAQFDGASENKYHRVRYYSLMVGPAYRISHWASLYALAGPGWESSTNITHYRDADGEHSGRKKRASSRFAWGAGMQFNLIDNLALDVGYQGGHLQKTSSHGFNVGVGYRF; encoded by the coding sequence ATGAACAAAATCGCTACCGTTACTACTCTCCTCGCCGCACTGGCGGGTGCCACAGCCGCAAACGCCGCTCAGACTAAGGCCCCTGTTGATTATCAGTACCAGACAAAAGATATCAGCGGGCTGCACACCTTCACGCTGGGATACGCCCAGAGCCACAATCAGCATTTCAACAATATCAAAGGTCTTAACCTTAAATATCGCTACGAAATCCCTCAGCTGCCGCTCAGCGCGATGGTGTCACTTACCTGGATGAACGGGCGCGGTAGCCAGTTTGCACAGTTTGATGGCGCCTCAGAGAATAAATACCATCGCGTGCGCTACTATTCGCTGATGGTGGGGCCGGCTTATCGCATCAGCCATTGGGCCAGTCTCTACGCGCTGGCTGGCCCGGGCTGGGAAAGCAGCACCAATATCACCCACTATCGAGATGCTGATGGTGAACATTCCGGGCGCAAAAAAAGGGCCAGTTCGCGTTTTGCCTGGGGGGCGGGAATGCAGTTCAATCTGATTGATAACCTGGCGCTGGACGTCGGTTATCAGGGCGGTCACCTGCAGAAAACGTCCAGTCACGGCTTCAACGTTGGCGTGGGGTATCGTTTCTAA
- the dnaX gene encoding DNA polymerase III subunit gamma/tau has protein sequence MSYQVLARKWRPQAFTDVVGQQHVLTALANGLSLGRIHHAYLFSGTRGVGKTTIARLLAKGLNCETGITATPCGQCDNCREIEQGRFVDLIEIDAASRTKVEDTRDLLDNVQYAPARGRFKVYLIDEVHMLSRHSFNALLKTLEEPPEHVKFLLATTDPQKLPVTILSRCLQFHLKALDQEQIRGQLEHVLKAEQIAAETRALQLLARAADGSMRDALSLTDQAIAMGQGQVTTATVNDMLGTLDDEQPLALIEALVNADGEQVMALLTQAASRGVEWEALLVEMLTLLHRVAMIQLLPSALGDDMAAIEQRLRELARVLPPADVQLYYQTLLMGRKELPLAPDRRMGVEMTLLRALAFHPKAVIAEPVARPTMTPQATAAVMPAPDAAPPSSPPAAHTVESPPPQGLPDTTSQLLQARTQLLRHQGASKPKKSEPAAQGARPASSALERLAAVTERGQQRLQQAAAQPAAPVKEEAYRWKALNPTEVKTEKVATPKALRTALELEKHPELVAKLVAESLQRDAWAAEIAALTMPKLVQQLALNAWKEPTENGICLHLRSSQRHLNSPSAQKALSDALNAASAHPIELTVVEDDNPAVLTPLEWRQKIYEEKLAQARQSIITDTHIQTLQRFFDADVDEESIRPV, from the coding sequence ATGAGCTATCAGGTACTGGCCCGCAAGTGGCGTCCGCAAGCGTTTACTGATGTTGTCGGTCAGCAACATGTTCTGACCGCGCTGGCTAACGGTTTGTCCCTTGGCCGCATCCATCACGCCTATCTTTTCTCCGGCACCCGTGGCGTTGGTAAGACCACCATTGCCCGCCTGCTGGCAAAGGGGCTGAACTGTGAAACCGGCATAACCGCTACCCCGTGCGGGCAGTGTGACAACTGCCGTGAAATCGAACAGGGGCGCTTTGTCGATCTGATTGAAATCGATGCCGCTTCCCGTACTAAAGTGGAAGACACGCGCGATCTGCTGGATAACGTCCAGTACGCTCCGGCGCGTGGTCGTTTTAAAGTCTATCTGATCGATGAAGTTCACATGCTCTCGCGCCACAGCTTTAACGCGCTGTTGAAAACGCTGGAAGAGCCGCCGGAGCACGTCAAATTTCTGCTAGCCACCACCGACCCGCAAAAGCTGCCGGTGACCATTCTGTCGCGCTGCCTGCAGTTCCACCTCAAGGCGCTCGATCAGGAACAGATCCGCGGCCAGCTTGAGCACGTGCTGAAGGCCGAACAGATTGCTGCGGAAACGCGTGCACTGCAGCTGCTGGCGCGTGCTGCAGACGGCAGTATGCGCGACGCGCTGAGCCTGACCGATCAAGCCATCGCCATGGGGCAGGGGCAGGTGACCACCGCCACGGTGAATGACATGCTCGGCACCCTTGACGACGAACAGCCGCTGGCGCTGATTGAAGCGCTGGTTAATGCCGACGGTGAACAGGTGATGGCGCTGCTGACTCAGGCCGCATCGCGCGGCGTGGAGTGGGAAGCGCTGCTGGTGGAGATGCTTACCTTGCTGCACCGCGTGGCGATGATCCAACTGCTGCCTTCAGCGCTCGGTGATGACATGGCCGCGATTGAACAGCGGCTGCGTGAACTGGCGCGGGTGCTGCCACCGGCAGATGTGCAGCTCTATTATCAAACGCTGCTGATGGGGCGTAAAGAGCTGCCGCTGGCGCCGGATCGCCGCATGGGCGTCGAGATGACGCTGCTGCGTGCGCTGGCTTTTCATCCGAAAGCGGTGATTGCTGAACCGGTTGCACGCCCGACCATGACGCCACAGGCGACTGCTGCGGTGATGCCTGCACCGGATGCCGCGCCGCCGTCCAGCCCGCCTGCAGCGCATACCGTGGAGTCCCCGCCACCGCAGGGATTACCGGATACCACCAGCCAGCTCCTACAGGCGCGCACGCAGCTGCTGCGCCATCAGGGGGCGAGTAAGCCAAAAAAGAGTGAGCCGGCGGCGCAGGGTGCGCGGCCGGCAAGCTCGGCACTGGAGCGCCTGGCCGCCGTTACCGAACGCGGGCAGCAGCGCCTGCAGCAGGCCGCAGCGCAACCCGCCGCGCCGGTAAAGGAAGAGGCCTACCGCTGGAAAGCGCTCAATCCGACAGAAGTAAAAACGGAAAAGGTCGCCACGCCAAAAGCGCTGCGCACCGCACTTGAGCTGGAAAAACATCCGGAACTGGTGGCGAAGCTGGTTGCTGAGTCATTACAGCGTGATGCCTGGGCTGCCGAGATCGCTGCGCTTACGATGCCAAAACTGGTGCAGCAGCTGGCGCTCAACGCCTGGAAAGAGCCGACCGAAAACGGCATCTGCCTGCATCTGCGCTCCAGCCAGCGCCATCTGAATTCGCCCTCGGCGCAGAAAGCGCTGAGTGATGCCTTGAATGCTGCTTCCGCACACCCCATTGAATTAACCGTGGTGGAAGATGATAATCCGGCGGTGCTGACCCCGCTGGAGTGGCGGCAAAAAATTTACGAAGAGAAACTGGCGCAGGCGCGTCAGTCGATTATCACGGATACTCATATCCAGACGCTGCAGCGATTTTTCGACGCTGACGTAGACGAAGAGAGTATCCGACCTGTTTAA
- a CDS encoding YbaB/EbfC family nucleoid-associated protein, with protein sequence MFGKAGLGNLMKQAQQMQDKMAQVQEEIAAMEVTGESGAGMVKVTINGAHNCRRVEVDPSLLEDDKDMLEDLIAAAFNDAARRVAETQKEKMAAVSSGMSLPPGFKMPF encoded by the coding sequence ATGTTTGGTAAAGCCGGATTGGGCAACCTGATGAAGCAGGCCCAGCAAATGCAGGACAAAATGGCGCAGGTGCAGGAAGAGATCGCTGCGATGGAAGTGACCGGTGAATCTGGCGCTGGCATGGTCAAGGTCACCATCAACGGTGCGCACAACTGCCGCCGCGTGGAAGTGGATCCAAGCCTGCTGGAAGATGACAAAGACATGCTGGAAGACCTGATTGCTGCGGCATTCAATGATGCCGCACGTCGCGTTGCTGAAACCCAGAAAGAGAAAATGGCGGCCGTTTCCAGCGGAATGTCTCTGCCACCTGGCTTCAAGATGCCATTCTGA